The following are from one region of the Flavobacteriaceae bacterium UJ101 genome:
- the wapR gene encoding putative glycosyltransferase (Belongs to the glycosyltransferase 2 family.; KEGG: abh:M3Q_292 alpha-1,3-rhamnosyltransferase; Hexosyltransferases) — protein sequence MKEHLPEYINYWFVVGIGKFIRVFWYFVIFEFTRYVIIDYIIALIHYIKRNKRSLKWDCAKNKLFIENPFVSIIIPGKNEGKHLYKLTKSLAEQTYQNFELIIVDDGSDDDTAIIGKNLEKLGLIDLFLRNKQRGGKASGANFALRFSRGKYIIHLDADCSFDRRAIENILIPFYLDEKIGAVGGNVKVRNYKNSLCATLQAIEYLKTVSVGRIVTSELGIYKIISGAFGAFKTEPLKNIGGWDIGPGLDGDITVKFRKSGYKIFFSPTSICLTNAPEKFKKLTNQRLRWDKSIIRFRVRKHNNIFLPLANFKWNNFFAIGENILYNLILNITWWIYIIDILFNFSSSLKFIIPMNLTLYVTFSYIQMLSIYIFSERRKEELTLWKFVWIMPFYTGAYLRIVRSIAYYKEYFHKASYKDLWNPVKSSKMAKQYGL from the coding sequence ATGAAAGAACATCTTCCTGAATATATAAATTATTGGTTTGTTGTAGGTATTGGTAAGTTTATACGTGTTTTCTGGTACTTCGTCATATTCGAATTCACACGCTATGTTATAATTGATTATATTATAGCTTTAATTCATTATATAAAAAGAAACAAGCGATCTCTAAAATGGGATTGTGCTAAAAATAAACTTTTCATTGAAAATCCTTTTGTTTCTATTATTATACCAGGTAAAAATGAAGGAAAACATCTTTATAAATTAACCAAATCATTAGCAGAACAAACCTATCAAAACTTTGAACTCATCATTGTTGATGATGGTTCAGATGACGATACAGCTATTATTGGAAAAAACCTTGAAAAACTAGGACTTATTGATCTATTTCTAAGAAATAAACAACGAGGAGGAAAAGCCTCTGGTGCCAACTTCGCATTGCGCTTTTCCAGAGGAAAATATATCATTCATCTTGATGCAGATTGTTCGTTTGATCGTAGAGCAATTGAAAATATTTTAATACCCTTTTACTTGGATGAGAAAATAGGTGCAGTAGGCGGTAATGTAAAAGTGCGAAATTATAAAAACAGTCTCTGCGCTACTCTCCAAGCCATAGAATACTTAAAAACCGTTTCTGTTGGTCGTATTGTAACTTCAGAACTCGGTATTTATAAAATTATATCTGGAGCATTTGGGGCTTTTAAAACGGAACCATTAAAAAATATTGGTGGTTGGGATATTGGTCCGGGACTTGATGGAGATATTACTGTAAAATTTAGAAAATCAGGTTATAAAATATTTTTTTCTCCTACCTCCATATGTCTAACCAATGCACCTGAAAAATTTAAAAAATTAACCAATCAAAGATTGCGATGGGACAAATCCATCATTCGATTCAGAGTTCGTAAACATAATAATATATTTTTACCTTTAGCCAACTTTAAATGGAATAACTTTTTTGCTATTGGAGAAAATATACTTTACAATTTAATTTTAAATATCACATGGTGGATTTATATTATCGATATACTCTTTAACTTCTCTTCTTCTTTAAAATTCATTATCCCTATGAATTTAACACTTTATGTAACATTTAGTTACATACAAATGTTATCAATTTATATTTTTTCAGAACGTAGAAAAGAAGAACTAACTTTATGGAAATTTGTATGGATAATGCCTTTTTACACGGGTGCCTATTTGCGAATTGTACGATCTATTGCCTATTATAAAGAATATTTTCATAAAGCTTCTTACAAAGATTTGTGGAACCCTGTTAAATCATCTAAAATGGCCAAACAGTATGGTTTATAA
- a CDS encoding protein CapL (Required for the biosynthesis of type 1 capsular polysaccharide. Belongs to the UDP-glucose/GDP-mannose dehydrogenase family.; KEGG: cad:Curi_c20970 UDP-N-acetyl-D-galactosamine dehydrogenase; With NAD(+) or NADP(+) as acceptor), whose product MRALNLYNASKQIDQEPSILKIQYKKSEDLFQQLIEKKESIAIVGLGYVGLPLALEVASKFKVIGFDINTSKIEQLKLSVDPCDELSSTHFLNKDIRFTNNTHEIAKAKLYIIAVPTPVNKEKKPNLNILKSATQSVAKNLKKGDIVVFESTVYPGCTEEVCIPILEAFSGLKFNQDFFVGYSPERINPGDTKNTFSSITKIVSGSTNQTLETISKVYNEVVTAGIHKAPSIKVAEAAKIVENTQRDVNIALMNELKYIFDKMNISTQDVLKAAGTKWNFLHFFPGLVGGHCIGVDPYYLIHKATELDVEVPLIKSSRLQNENLAEYLARKVAVELFYNNKENIQTHILVRGITFKENVKDIRNSKVANLIYHLKQYGYQITIEDPYASSKEVQKEYNFTLTSEKQLDKKFDAVIMAVNHETYHTFNSDYMESFLTTNGFVLDIRGTFDYQFRNHRYLTL is encoded by the coding sequence ATGAGAGCATTAAATTTATACAACGCATCAAAGCAAATTGATCAAGAACCTTCTATTTTAAAAATTCAATATAAAAAGTCTGAAGATCTTTTTCAACAACTTATTGAAAAAAAAGAATCCATCGCAATTGTAGGATTGGGTTATGTAGGGTTACCTCTAGCACTAGAAGTAGCTTCTAAATTTAAAGTAATTGGATTTGACATTAACACTTCTAAAATTGAACAATTAAAGTTAAGTGTTGACCCATGTGATGAATTAAGTTCTACACACTTTTTAAATAAAGATATTAGATTCACTAACAATACTCACGAAATTGCAAAGGCAAAATTATATATCATAGCTGTTCCAACACCTGTAAACAAAGAAAAAAAGCCTAATTTAAATATCTTAAAATCAGCTACACAATCTGTAGCAAAAAATTTAAAAAAAGGAGATATTGTTGTTTTTGAATCTACCGTTTATCCAGGATGTACTGAAGAAGTATGTATCCCTATTTTAGAAGCTTTTTCTGGTTTAAAATTCAATCAAGATTTTTTTGTAGGTTATTCTCCTGAAAGGATTAATCCTGGTGATACAAAAAATACATTTTCTTCTATTACAAAAATTGTTTCAGGTAGTACTAATCAAACACTAGAAACAATTTCAAAAGTATACAACGAAGTCGTTACAGCTGGGATTCACAAAGCACCTTCTATCAAAGTTGCCGAAGCTGCAAAAATAGTTGAAAACACACAGCGTGATGTAAATATAGCCTTAATGAACGAATTAAAATACATTTTTGATAAAATGAATATATCAACACAAGATGTATTAAAAGCAGCTGGAACAAAATGGAATTTTTTACATTTTTTCCCCGGTCTTGTAGGAGGCCATTGTATTGGTGTTGATCCTTATTATTTAATTCATAAAGCTACTGAATTAGATGTAGAAGTTCCTCTAATTAAAAGTAGTCGCCTACAAAACGAGAACTTAGCTGAATACCTTGCTAGAAAAGTTGCTGTAGAATTATTTTATAATAACAAAGAAAATATTCAGACTCATATTTTAGTACGAGGTATTACTTTCAAAGAAAATGTTAAAGATATTCGTAATTCAAAAGTCGCAAATCTGATTTACCATTTAAAACAATACGGTTATCAAATTACGATAGAAGATCCATACGCTAGCTCTAAAGAAGTTCAAAAAGAATATAACTTCACTTTAACTTCTGAAAAACAGTTGGATAAAAAATTCGATGCGGTCATAATGGCTGTAAACCATGAAACCTATCATACTTTTAACTCCGACTATATGGAATCGTTTCTTACCACTAACGGTTTTGTATTGGATATAAGAGGAACTTTTGATTATCAATTTAGAAATCATCGATATTTAACACTTTAA
- a CDS encoding protein-glutamate methylesterase (Involved in the transmission of sensory signals from the chemoreceptors to the flagellar motors. Phosphorylated CheY interacts with the flagella switch components FliM and FliY, which causes counterclockwise rotation of the flagella, resulting in smooth swimming; Contains 1 response regulatory domain.; KEGG: hsu:HLASF_1364 two-component system, chemotaxis family, response regulator CheB), whose product MKAIIVDDDILSYKILKDFCEKTGIEMIQYFENPISAIQFLKNNEVDLVFLDIHMPELNGFEVLKNTPKTAVIITTTDETKAVEAFDYEVIDFLLKPISIERFIRSINRIQKTEKEELNPKEYLYVNINKRLIKVKISDIDFVQAKGNYVLFNLFKGDNLIVHTTLKKINAKLPQSSFIQVHRSYIINIKQIVDIEDSTIVINKKVIPLGKNYRESLFNKLNLLT is encoded by the coding sequence ATGAAAGCTATTATTGTGGATGATGATATCCTATCTTATAAAATCTTAAAGGATTTTTGTGAAAAAACAGGTATTGAAATGATTCAATATTTTGAAAACCCAATCTCTGCTATTCAATTTTTAAAAAATAATGAAGTAGATCTTGTTTTTTTAGATATTCATATGCCTGAATTGAATGGTTTTGAAGTCTTAAAAAACACTCCTAAAACAGCTGTCATCATCACCACAACAGATGAAACTAAAGCTGTTGAAGCTTTTGATTATGAAGTAATTGACTTTTTACTAAAACCTATATCGATTGAACGGTTTATACGCTCTATAAATAGAATCCAAAAAACAGAAAAAGAAGAACTTAATCCAAAAGAATATCTTTATGTAAACATTAACAAACGACTTATAAAAGTAAAAATAAGTGATATTGATTTTGTTCAAGCCAAGGGAAATTATGTTCTTTTTAATTTATTCAAAGGAGATAATCTAATTGTTCATACTACGCTTAAGAAAATTAATGCTAAACTCCCTCAATCATCATTTATTCAAGTTCATCGTTCGTATATCATCAATATAAAACAAATTGTTGATATTGAAGATTCTACTATTGTTATTAATAAAAAAGTCATTCCATTAGGAAAAAATTATAGAGAATCTTTATTTAATAAACTTAACCTTCTAACCTAA
- a CDS encoding putative methanoproteinis regulatory protein FilR2 (Member of the two-component regulatory system FilI/FilRs, which is involved in the regulation of methanogenesis; Contains 1 response regulatory domain.) yields MENPYILYLEDDELEIHKFRLAFDSLGSNYKLKSCNNGEEGLLFLNQNRHHLPSFILLDLNMPIMNGFEFLEEVKSNASYKKIPIVIFSSSNNQSDIIYSYDLQVAGYFVKPFNPEDYKKVIEKINHYWEQCEL; encoded by the coding sequence ATGGAGAACCCTTACATTTTATACTTAGAAGATGATGAATTAGAAATTCATAAATTTCGTTTAGCATTTGATTCGTTAGGATCAAATTACAAATTAAAATCGTGTAATAACGGCGAAGAAGGACTGTTATTTTTAAATCAAAATAGACATCATTTGCCTTCGTTTATATTATTAGATCTTAATATGCCTATTATGAATGGTTTTGAATTTTTAGAAGAAGTTAAATCCAATGCTTCATACAAAAAGATTCCTATTGTTATTTTTTCTTCTTCTAATAATCAGTCCGATATAATTTATTCTTACGATTTACAAGTTGCTGGATATTTTGTAAAACCATTTAATCCTGAAGATTATAAAAAAGTAATTGAAAAGATCAATCATTATTGGGAACAATGCGAACTTTAA
- the uhpB gene encoding histidine kinase (Member of the two-component regulatory system TmoS/TmoT involved in the regulation of toluene degradation. Probably phosphorylates TmoT via a four-step phosphorelay in response to toluene. Can also be induced by benzene and ethylbenzene; Contains 2 histidine kinase domains; Contains 2 PAC (PAS-associated C-terminal) domains; Contains 2 PAS (PER-ARNT-SIM) domains; Contains 1 response regulatory domain.; KEGG: btd:BTI_3782 two-component system, NarL family, sensor histidine kinase UhpB): protein MNFLEKKLKREIEARKLAESILEEKSAEIYSKNKELEHLNKELNTLLSLKKNELQESENERFKYFENFATGIGLVLNGNFFKANSTLLNLFGYSEEEMMDLKIEDITHPDDLQKSLRKIKDHMEGNIDHYIIEKRYIRKNQSYFWAKSYVSTIKNTKGEKKYSLIFIENIHEQKIAQKKTQLLIKELQEINEKLENFAHVISHDLKAPLTGINTILNWMEDPDLSQETHKEYHNLMKDRVEKMYNMIDHIIEYSKVTQESENQDIININVLLDETLQFLNIPLHISIQKSTNFPTIKANSIKIQQIFNNLLTNAIKHIEKPTGIITIHWSETPLLYVFKIRDNGIGIEEKHYSKIFNLFNSLSPQKKSSGIGLNIVQKIVNQYKGTITVNSEIGQFTEFTFTLAKKMVHY, encoded by the coding sequence ATGAATTTTTTAGAAAAAAAACTGAAACGTGAAATTGAAGCACGAAAATTGGCGGAGTCTATTTTAGAAGAAAAATCTGCTGAAATATATTCTAAAAATAAAGAGTTAGAACATCTAAATAAAGAATTAAACACTTTACTATCCTTAAAAAAGAATGAACTACAAGAGTCTGAAAATGAAAGATTTAAATATTTTGAAAATTTTGCAACAGGTATAGGCCTCGTTCTAAATGGTAATTTTTTTAAAGCAAATTCTACTTTATTAAATCTTTTTGGTTATTCAGAAGAAGAAATGATGGATTTAAAAATTGAAGATATCACACATCCTGATGATCTTCAAAAATCACTTCGAAAAATAAAAGATCATATGGAGGGTAATATCGATCATTACATAATTGAAAAACGCTATATTAGAAAAAACCAATCCTATTTTTGGGCAAAATCATATGTTTCAACCATTAAAAATACTAAAGGGGAAAAAAAATACAGTCTCATTTTCATTGAAAATATTCATGAGCAAAAAATCGCACAGAAAAAAACACAACTTTTAATTAAAGAACTTCAAGAGATTAATGAAAAACTCGAAAATTTTGCCCATGTAATATCACATGATTTAAAGGCTCCTTTAACAGGTATTAATACCATTTTAAATTGGATGGAAGATCCAGATTTATCTCAAGAAACACATAAAGAATATCACAATTTAATGAAAGATCGTGTTGAAAAAATGTATAATATGATTGATCACATTATTGAGTATTCAAAAGTTACTCAGGAATCTGAGAATCAAGACATTATCAATATAAATGTATTATTAGATGAAACTCTACAATTCTTAAATATACCCTTACATATATCCATTCAAAAAAGCACTAACTTTCCAACCATTAAAGCCAATTCAATTAAAATTCAACAAATATTTAATAACCTCTTAACTAACGCTATAAAACATATAGAAAAACCCACGGGCATCATTACAATTCATTGGTCTGAAACTCCTCTTCTTTATGTATTTAAAATTCGTGATAATGGAATTGGAATTGAAGAAAAACATTATTCTAAAATTTTTAATTTATTTAATAGTTTATCACCCCAAAAGAAGAGTTCTGGAATTGGACTCAATATTGTACAAAAAATTGTAAATCAATACAAAGGAACTATTACAGTTAACTCAGAAATTGGTCAATTCACAGAATTCACTTTTACTTTAGCAAAAAAAATGGTACATTACTAG
- a CDS encoding prolyl oligopeptidase (KEGG: plm:Plim_0588 prolyl oligopeptidase): MRKIALILCILSFIACKQSNQDQTTITSSDTMDLNQSFDQIYNHYMEQFPERLAYLGIKKDTDKWDNLSKSYKKATHLALKKEFDSLKQTLDLSKLNEEDLLNFKLFESSIDHKIEDEKWSNYSYPVNQMYGIHNKVPTLLMNNHPIDTQEDAENYIKRIQNIPNHFDQLITLLKENEAHGILPPKFVFDYVIQSCEKIIQGKPFQGNQDNPVYNDFKNKIKKLDISDGDKEILKESCSKSLDQFYKPAYEKLIAFLKEQQKRATTDAGVWKFPQGDEFYKNRLKRITTTDLTPDQIHEIGLKEVARIHEEMKAIMNQVGFKGTLHEFFNFMRTDPQFYYPTTDEGRQAYINQAKAYQKGMEDRLDEIFITKPKAALEVRRVEEFREQSAGTAFYNGPSLDGKRPGIFYANLYNMKNMPKYQLEPLVYHEAIPGHHMQISIAQELEHMPLFRKQEGVTAYIEGWGLYCELLPKEMGFYQDPYSDFGRLAMELWRACRLVVDTGIHAKKWTREQAIEYYKNNTPDSERDCVRMVERHIVLPGQATAYKIGMLKILELREKAKAALGSKFDIREFHDVILTNGAVPLDTLEDLIDSYIASKLTTT, translated from the coding sequence ATGAGAAAAATTGCCCTAATTTTATGCATACTTTCTTTTATAGCATGCAAACAAAGTAATCAAGACCAAACAACAATCACTTCATCTGATACTATGGATTTAAATCAATCATTTGATCAGATTTATAACCATTATATGGAACAATTTCCTGAAAGACTTGCTTATTTAGGTATTAAAAAGGACACCGATAAATGGGACAATCTATCCAAGTCATATAAGAAAGCAACCCACTTAGCTTTAAAAAAAGAATTTGATTCATTAAAACAAACACTTGATCTTTCTAAATTAAATGAAGAAGATCTTTTAAATTTCAAATTATTTGAATCTTCTATCGATCATAAAATAGAAGATGAAAAATGGAGTAATTATAGCTACCCTGTTAATCAGATGTATGGGATTCATAACAAAGTTCCTACTTTATTAATGAACAACCATCCTATCGATACTCAAGAAGATGCAGAAAACTATATTAAACGAATACAAAATATACCTAATCATTTTGATCAATTAATTACCCTATTAAAAGAAAATGAAGCTCATGGAATTTTACCTCCTAAATTTGTTTTTGATTATGTAATTCAAAGTTGTGAAAAAATTATTCAAGGTAAACCCTTTCAAGGAAATCAAGACAATCCTGTTTATAACGATTTTAAAAATAAAATTAAAAAATTAGATATTTCTGATGGTGATAAAGAAATTTTGAAAGAAAGTTGTAGTAAGTCTTTAGATCAATTTTATAAACCTGCTTATGAAAAATTGATTGCTTTTTTAAAAGAACAACAAAAAAGAGCTACCACTGATGCTGGAGTTTGGAAATTTCCACAAGGTGATGAATTCTATAAAAATCGTTTAAAAAGAATCACAACAACCGATTTAACACCCGATCAGATACATGAAATTGGATTAAAAGAAGTTGCTCGAATTCATGAAGAAATGAAAGCAATTATGAATCAAGTTGGTTTTAAAGGTACTTTACATGAGTTTTTCAATTTCATGAGAACTGATCCTCAATTCTACTATCCAACAACTGATGAAGGTCGTCAGGCTTATATTAATCAAGCCAAAGCCTACCAAAAAGGTATGGAAGATCGTTTAGATGAAATTTTTATTACTAAGCCTAAAGCAGCTCTTGAAGTTAGACGTGTAGAAGAATTTAGAGAACAATCAGCAGGAACCGCTTTTTACAACGGACCTTCTCTCGATGGGAAACGTCCTGGTATTTTTTATGCAAACTTATATAACATGAAAAATATGCCAAAGTATCAATTAGAACCTTTAGTATATCATGAAGCTATTCCAGGACATCACATGCAAATTTCGATTGCTCAAGAACTTGAACATATGCCTTTATTTAGAAAGCAAGAAGGTGTTACAGCTTACATTGAAGGATGGGGACTTTACTGCGAATTACTTCCAAAAGAAATGGGCTTCTATCAAGATCCTTATTCTGATTTTGGCCGTTTGGCTATGGAATTGTGGCGTGCATGTCGTTTGGTAGTGGATACAGGAATTCATGCAAAAAAGTGGACACGTGAGCAAGCAATTGAATATTATAAAAATAACACACCCGATAGTGAACGAGATTGTGTTCGCATGGTAGAACGTCATATTGTATTACCAGGACAAGCTACGGCTTATAAAATTGGAATGCTTAAAATTTTAGAACTTCGTGAAAAAGCTAAAGCAGCTTTAGGCTCTAAGTTTGATATACGAGAATTTCATGATGTAATTCTAACCAATGGTGCTGTTCCACTTGATACATTGGAAGATTTAATTGATTCTTATATTGCATCTAAATTAACAACTACATAA
- a CDS encoding long-chain-fatty-acid--CoA ligase (Long chain fatty acid acyl-CoA synthetases catalyze the formation of a thiester bond between a free fatty acid and coenzyme A during fatty acid metabolic process. May mediate fatty acid retrieval from the lumen of endosomes into the cytoplasm; Belongs to the ATP-dependent AMP-binding enzyme family.; KEGG: doi:FH5T_05580 long-chain acyl-CoA synthetase), with the protein MSNEITRIFDIPYYQLKNNPLEKSLITKYNGKWVAESTQSYLDKANKISKALLEIGVQKNDKIALISSTNRNEWHIMDIGIQQIGAVDVPVYPTISESDYEYIFNNAGITYCFVSDEELFKKVDAIKDKIPTFKGLYSFDSVINCSNWKELLELGEKSTRDQEVEDIKASITSEDLATIIYTSGTTGNPKGVMLAHKNLVSNVLNSEERIPPGLTKGLSFLPVCHVFERMITYLYQKNGISIYFAEAIDKISDNAKEVNPDVMTVVPRLLEKVYDKIIAKGQEQTGIKFKLFFWAVELAEQYTPFKNHGFFYDLKLSIARKLIFTKWQAALGGEIKVLVSGSAALQERLTKIFTAAGLPVLEGYGLSETSPVISVNKLEKGMMLAGTVGKPIKGVDVKFDTDGEILVKGDNVMMGYYNNPEKTAEVFTDDGYFRTGDIGEFTEGGLLRITDRKKEMFKTSGGKYVAPQIIENMMKESRFIEQIMVVGAGEKMPCAFIQPDFDFLKAWIKLKGHKIDTSSNEAIVNNEIVVKRIQKVINQYNTQLGKWEQIKKITLTPNQWTIEDGHLTPTMKLKRKIIKDIYQNEYEKMYGRA; encoded by the coding sequence ATGAGTAACGAAATCACAAGGATATTTGACATTCCTTATTATCAACTTAAAAATAATCCACTAGAAAAATCATTAATAACAAAATATAACGGAAAATGGGTAGCTGAATCTACTCAATCTTACTTAGATAAAGCAAATAAAATTAGTAAAGCTTTATTAGAAATTGGTGTTCAAAAAAATGATAAAATTGCTTTAATTTCTTCAACCAATAGAAATGAATGGCATATTATGGATATCGGGATTCAACAAATTGGAGCCGTAGATGTACCTGTTTACCCTACCATTTCTGAATCAGATTACGAATATATTTTTAACAATGCAGGCATTACGTATTGCTTTGTTTCAGATGAAGAATTATTCAAAAAAGTAGATGCTATAAAAGATAAAATCCCTACGTTTAAAGGATTATATTCTTTTGATTCCGTAATAAACTGCTCTAATTGGAAAGAACTTCTAGAATTAGGAGAAAAAAGTACCCGAGACCAAGAAGTCGAGGATATTAAAGCTTCCATTACATCAGAAGATTTAGCTACGATCATTTATACTTCAGGGACAACTGGAAATCCTAAAGGCGTTATGCTTGCTCACAAAAATTTAGTATCCAATGTATTAAATAGTGAAGAAAGAATTCCTCCTGGACTTACAAAGGGACTTAGTTTCTTACCTGTTTGTCATGTATTTGAAAGAATGATTACCTATTTATATCAAAAAAATGGTATTTCAATTTACTTTGCAGAAGCCATTGATAAAATTTCAGATAATGCAAAAGAAGTTAATCCTGATGTGATGACTGTTGTTCCTCGTCTATTAGAAAAAGTATACGACAAAATTATAGCAAAAGGACAAGAACAAACAGGGATTAAATTCAAACTATTCTTTTGGGCTGTTGAATTAGCAGAACAATATACTCCATTTAAAAATCATGGTTTTTTCTATGATTTAAAATTATCCATTGCACGTAAACTTATTTTTACAAAATGGCAAGCTGCCCTAGGTGGTGAAATAAAAGTATTAGTATCAGGAAGTGCTGCTTTACAAGAACGTCTTACTAAAATATTTACTGCAGCAGGATTACCTGTTTTAGAAGGTTATGGACTTTCTGAGACTTCTCCTGTTATCTCTGTAAATAAATTAGAAAAAGGAATGATGTTAGCCGGAACTGTTGGTAAACCAATTAAAGGTGTTGATGTAAAATTTGATACAGATGGCGAAATTCTAGTTAAAGGAGATAATGTGATGATGGGGTATTATAACAACCCTGAAAAAACGGCTGAAGTTTTTACTGATGATGGTTATTTTAGAACAGGTGATATTGGAGAATTTACAGAAGGAGGACTTTTACGTATCACAGATCGTAAAAAAGAAATGTTCAAAACTTCTGGAGGAAAATATGTAGCTCCACAAATCATCGAAAACATGATGAAAGAATCTCGATTTATTGAACAAATTATGGTTGTTGGAGCAGGTGAAAAAATGCCTTGTGCCTTTATTCAACCTGATTTTGATTTCTTAAAAGCTTGGATTAAACTAAAAGGTCATAAAATTGACACCTCTTCTAATGAGGCTATTGTAAACAACGAAATTGTAGTAAAAAGAATTCAAAAAGTTATCAATCAATACAATACTCAATTAGGTAAATGGGAGCAAATTAAAAAAATAACCCTAACACCTAATCAATGGACTATTGAAGATGGTCATTTAACTCCAACAATGAAGTTAAAACGTAAAATAATTAAAGACATTTATCAAAACGAATACGAAAAAATGTACGGAAGAGCATAA